Part of the Mycolicibacterium mageritense genome is shown below.
CGAATGCCCGCGGTGTGCTGTTCAGTGAGGAGTCACAGAAGGCCACCCAGTTCATCCAGCTGGCCAACCGGGCCGATACGCCACTTCTGTTCCTGCACAACACCACCGGCTACATGGTGGGTAAGCAGTACGAAGAGGGCGGCATGATCAAACACGGCTCGATGATGATCAACGCGGTGTCCAACTCGAAGGTGCCGCACATCTCGCTGCTGATCGGCGCCTCCTACGGCGCGGGCCACTACGGCATGTGCGGCCGCGCGTACGATCCGCGCTTCCTGTTCGCCTGGCCGTCGGCCAAGTCGGCGGTGATGGGTGGCACGCAGCTGGCCGGTGTGCTCTCGATCGTGAGCCGCGCGGCTGCCGAGGCCCGCGGTCAGCAGGTCGACGAGGCCGCCGACGCCGCGCTGCGCGCCGCGGTGGAGGCCCAGATCGAAGCCGAGTCGCTGCCGATGTTCCTGTCCGGCCGGCTGTACGACGACGGTGTGATCGACCCCCGCGACACCCGAACGGTCGTGGGAATGTGCTTGTCCGCCATCGCCAATGGCCCGATCGAGGGGACGTCGAACTTCGGCGTCTTCCGGATGTGAGAGGCGCGCCCGTGTTCCCGCCGACACTACGCATTCTGCTGACATTCGGGCCGGATCCCGCCACAACCCGTAGTTTCGGCGGAGGAGGAAAATGATCACCAGAGTTCTGGTCGCCAACCGCGGCGAGATCGCCCGCCGCGTGTTCGAAACCTGCCGCCGCCTGGGCATCGGCACGGTCGCGGTGTACACCGAGCCCGACGCCGGTGCACCGCACGTCGCCGAGGCCGACGCCCGCGTGCGCCTGGAGGGCACCAACGGCTACCTCGACTCCGCGCAGATCATCGCAGCGGCCCAGGCATCCGGCGCCGACGCGATCCATCCCGGTTACGGATTCCTCTCCGAGAACCCCGATTTCGCGGCCGCCGTGATCGACGCGGGCCTGACCTGGATCGGGCCGCCCGTCGCGGCAGTGCAGGCCATGGGCTCCAAGATCGAGGCCAAGAAGATGATGTCCGCGGCCGGTGTGCCGGTGCTCGACGAGCTGTCGCCGGACAGCGTGACAGCCGAGCAGCTGCCGGTGCTGGTCAAGGCGTCGGCAGGCGGCGGTGGCCGCGGTATGCGGGTCGTGCGTGAACTCGACGCGCTGGCAGGCGAAGTCGCAGCCGCCCAGCGGGAGGCGCAGTCCGCGTTCGGCGATCCGACCGTGTTTTGCGAGCGCTATCTGGCCGCGGGCCATCACGTCGAGGTGCAGGTGCTCGCCGACGAGCACGGCACGGTGTGGGCGGTCGGCGAACGCGAATGCTCGATCCAGCGGCGGCACCAGAAGATCATCGAAGAGGCGCCGTCGCCGCTCGTCGAGCGCACACCGGGCATGCGCGCCAAGCTGTTCGACGCCGCCCGGCTGGCCGCCGAGGCCATCGGGTACACCGGTGCAGGCACGGTCGAGTTCATGGCGGACGACGACGGGGACTTCTTCTTCCTCGAGATGAACACGCGACTGCAGGTCGAGCATCCGGTGACCGAGGCCACGACGGGCCTTGACCTGGTCGAGCTGCAGATTCACGTCGCCGACGGCGGCCGGCTCGACGCCGAACCGCCGGCTTCGCGCGGGTCGGCCATCGAGGCGCGGCTCTACGCCGAGGATCCCGCCAAGGGCTGGCAGCCGCAGGCGGGCACCGTGCACCGGTTCGACGTGCCGGGGCAGGTGCGGGTCGACACCGGTATCGAGGACGGCTCGGTGGTGTCGATCTTCTACGACCCCATGCTCGCCAAGGTCATCTCTTCCGCACCGACGCGCAGGCAGGCCGCCACGGTGCTCGCCGACGCGCTGGCGCGCACCAAGATTCACGGGGTGCGCACCAACCGCGATCTGCTGGTGAACGTGCTGCGGCACCCCGCGTTCCTCGACGGGGCTACCGACACCGCGTTCTTCGACACGCACGGTCTCGATGTCCTGGCCGCGCCGTTGACCGACGCCGACGCCGTCACGCTTTCGGCGATCGCCGCGGCCCTCGCAGACGCCGCGCACAACCGCGGCACCGCACGGGTTTTCGCGGCCGCTCCCAGCGGCTGGCGCAACATCGCGTCGGGTTACCAGACCAAGTCCTACCGCACTGCGGCCGGTGACGACATCGCGGTGCGTTACCGGTTCACCCGCACGGGCCTGGATCTGCCCGACACCGACGGGGTTTCCCTGGTCTCGGCGGCGCCCACAAGCGCGGTGCTCGCCGTCAACGGTGTCGAGCGTGCATTCGACGTGGCGCGCTACGGCGACCAGGTGTTCGTCGACTCCCCGCTGGGCCCCGCGCAGTTCACCGCGCTGCCCCGCTTCCCCGACCCGAACGACGCCGTCGCGCACGGGTCGCTGCTGGCGCCGATGCCCGGCTCGGTGGTGCGTGTGGGCGCCGCCGTCGGTGACACCGTCACGGCCGGTCAGCCGTTGATCTGGCTGGAAGCCATGAAGATGGAGCACACCATCGCCGCACCGGAGGACGGGGTGCTGGCCGAGCTCAATGTCACCGCAGGCCAACAGGTCGAGGTCGGCGCCGTACTTGCCCGGGTCGAATCCCAAGAAGGAGAACAGCAGTGAGCTTCATCGAAACCGAGGAACAGCAGGCCCTGCGTCAGGCGGTCGCCGCGATGGCCGCCAACTACGGCCAGGACTACTACCTGGAGAAGGCCCGCGCCGGCGAGCACACCACCGAATTGTGGAACGAGGCAGGCAAACTCGGCTTCATCGGGGTGAACCTGCCCGAGCAGTACGGCGGCGGCGGCGCGGGCATGTACGAGCTGAGCCTGGTCATGGAGGAGATGTCGGCGGCCGGGTCGGCCCTGCTGATGATGGTGGTCTCCCCCGCGATCAACGGCACCATCATCTCGAAGTTCGGCACCGAAGAGCAGAAGAAGCGCTGGATCCCTGGCATCGCCGACGGCTCTATCACCATGGCCTTCGCCATCACCGAGCCCGACGCGGGCTCCAACTCGCACCGCATCACCACCACGGCCCGCCGAGACGGCAGCGACTGGATCCTCAAGGGCCAGAAGACCTTTATCTCGGGCATCGACCAGGCCCAGGCCGTGCTCGTGGTCGGCCGAACCGAGGATCACAAGACCGGCAACCTCAAGCCCGCGTTGTTCGTCGTGCCCACCGACACTCCGGGGCTGAACTGGACCAAGATCGACATGGAGATCGTCAGCCCGGAGAGCCAGTTCCAGGTGTTCCTGGACGACGTGCGGTTGCCCTCCGATGCCTTGGTCGGTTCCGAGGACGCCGCGATCGCGCAGCTGTTCGCCGGGCTGAACCCCGAGCGGATCATGGGCGCGGCCAGCGCTGTCGGCATGGGCCGGTTCGCGATCAACAAGGCCGTCGAGTACGTCAAGACCCGCCAGGTCTGGAAAGTGCCGATCGGCTCGCACCAGGGGCTGGCACATCCGTTGGCGCAGAACCACATCGAGATCGAACTCGCCAAGTTGATGATGCAGAAGGCCGCCACACTCTACGACGCGGGCAACGACGTGGGCGCGGCCGAGGCCGCCAACATGGCCAAGTACGCCGCGGGCGAGGCATCCGTGCGGGCCGTCGATCAGGCCGTGCAGTCGCTCGGTGGCAACGGCCTGACCAAGGAGTACGGCATCGCGGCCGCGGTCAACGCGTCGAAGCTGGCCCGCATCGCGCCGGTGAGCCGTGAGATGATCCTGAACTTCGTCGCGCAGACGTCGCTCGGCCTGCCCCGGTCCTACTGATGGCTGAACTCGTCCAATACGCAGTTGACGGCGCCGTTGCGCGCTTGACGCTCGACTCGCCGCACAACCGCAACGCACTGTCCACGGCCCTGGTCGGCCAGCTCCACCAGGGGCTGGCCGATGCCGCCGCCGATCCACGCGTCCGCGTCGTTGTGCTCGGCCACACCGGCGGAACATTCTGCGCCGGTGCGGATCTGAGCGAGGCCGCCGGACAGGATCCGGGTGACATCGCAGTCGACCGGGCCCGCGAGATGACCAAGACGCTGCGGCTGATCCTTGAGTTGCCGGTTCCCGTCATCGGCGCGATCGACGGTCACGTGCGCGCAGGCGGCATGGGTCTGGTGGGTGCGTGCGATCTCGTCGTCGCCGGGAACAACAGCACGTTCGCGCTGACCGAGGCCCGCATCGGCGTTGCACCGTCCATCATCTCGCTGACACTGCTGCCCAAGATGACCGCACGCTCGGCCGGCCGCTACTTCGTCACCGGCGAGAAGTTCGGCGCCGCGGAAGCGGCTGACATCGGGTTGATCACGCTCGCGTCCGACGATGTCCCGGCGACTGTCGCTGCGCTGACAGCGGAGATCGCCAAGGGTTCACCGCAGGGCCTTGCGGCGTCGAAAGCGTTGACCACCGCAGCGATCCTGCGCGACTTCGACGCGCTGGCCGAGGATCTCACCCGGCAGTCGGCCGAGCTCTTCGTCTCCGACGAGGCACGCGAAGGCATGATGGCGTTCCTGCAGAAGCGCCCGCCGAGCTGGGTGGGTTAATCCGGCACGACCGCGTCGAGCACTCCCCGCTCGACGAGCGTCTCGGACCGGGATCCGGTTGCCTCGGTGAGCTGGCTGTTGAAGATCTCCCATCGGGGCTGGTGACCGAACTGCTCCCGAAGCGCCGAGATGTACTCGGTGAGCGCATCGATGTCATCGGTGGCGGCCAGGTACGCACACGTGTGCTCCATGGCGGCCAGCTTGTTGTTGGCAATTGCCCAGCGCACCAATTCGTCAGTGGTGGTGATCTTTTCGGTGACCATCAACACCTGGTCGAGCCCTTCGCAGAGCCGCTCCGCGAACGCCGTCATGTCCGTCGTATCGTCGAACGCCAGCTCGTGCGGCAGATTCTCCACCACGCCCTCCCAGCGCCGGCTCAGCAGGCACAACGGGCGTTCGCACACCGCGTCGACGTCGGCCGAGCCGACTCCGATGTTGACGAAGAACCCATGCCACGGAGTGACCCCGTTCCACCGGTTGCCTTGAAAATCGATCACGTCGTACAGCGGGCCGCGCTGCCTGCGGAAGGCCCGGCCCGACCGGGTGAACCCGCGCGCCTTCAGGAACGGACGCACGCCCTCTGACAGCAACACTTCGAATCGACGCCTGAAAGACGCCCCCCGCGCCTCCGATTCGACCAATCCCCACCCCCTCGATGGAATCGCCGGCAAATGAATCCTAAGCACGCCGCCGAGGCGCTGACAGCGGCAATCTGGAGGCCGAGCCCCGGATGTGTCCTGTTCCATGTTCTGCCGATCGTCTGTCTAGTAGAGATACGACGAGGAGGCTTGAAGGCATGAAGTACGTGTTGTTGTTCGTCGAGACCGAGCAGTTCGCCAACGAGCTCGCGGGCTTGGATCCGGCCGAGCGGGAGCGGGCATACGAACGCGTCAACGAATGGTTCGCGACGCACGCGGACAAGTTGCGCGGCGGCAGCAAGCTGCAGTCCCCCGAAACCGCGACGACCGTGCGCCTCGACCAGGGCGAGCCGGTCATCGTCGACGGGCCGTTTGTCGAAGGCAAGGAGGTCATCAGCGGGTACGCCGAGATCGAGGTCGCCGATCTCGACGAGGCGCTGCAGATGGTCAAGACGTGGCCGGCCTGCCCGATCGTCGAGATCCGCCCGCTGCTGCCGTGATGCAGGCGTCGCACGCCGAGCTGTCGCGCGTCGTACGCGAACACGCGGGCCGGCTCGCCGCCTCGCTGATCCACCTGACCGGCGACTTCGCGGCCGCGGAGGATCTGGTGCAGGACGCGGTGTTGGCTGCGCTGCGGCACTGGCCGCACGAGGGCATCCCGCAACGTCCGGACGCCTGGCTGTTCACGGTCGCGCGGCGCCGCGGTCTCGATGCGCTGCGCCGCGAGAACAACTACGCAGGCAAACTGGCCCTGCTCGAAGCGCCGGTCCAGCCTGAGCCCGACGAGCGGCTGCAACTGATCTTCACGTGTTGCCATCCCGCGCTGACGCGGGAGGCGCAGATCGCGCTCACCTTGCGGGTCGTGTGCGGTTTGACCACCGCGCAGATCGCGCGCGCGTTCTTGGTGCAGGAGTCGACGATCGCACGACGGATCTCCCGCGCCAAACGCAAGATCACCGACGCCGGGATCCCCTACCGCGTCCCGGCCGACGACGAACTCGGTGCGCGCCTGACCGAGGTGCTGACGGTGATCTATCTGCTGCTCAACGAGGGCTACCTCGCCACCGCGGAGCGAGCCCAGTCGCGCGATCTGGTCGATGACGCCGAGTGGCTGGCCTCGCTGCTGCACACCCTGATGCCGACCGAACCCGAGGTGGCCGGGCTGCTGGCCCTCATCCGGCTGCATCGCGCGCGTGGCGCGGCCCGCTTCGATCACGACGGCGGATTGGTGTTGCTGCGGGACCAGGACCGGTCCTTGTGGGACGGTGCGGCGATCGCGGACGCGACCCGACTGCTGGTCCGCGCCGCGAAATACCAACGCCCCGGCCCGTACCAATTGCAGGCGGCGATCGTCGCCTGCCACGCCGAGGCCGAGTCGTGGGAGACCACCGACTGGGAGCAGATCGTGTTGCTCTACGACATGCTGCTGCACCTACAGCCGTCGCCCGTCACCCGTCTGCACCGCGCGATCGCGCTGCGCTACACCGCAGGCCCGCAAACGGCGCTGCGCGAGCTCGACGACCTCACCGAGTCGCTCGACCGCTATCACCTCTACCACGCGGCACGCGCGGACCTCGAGCGTGAACTGGGCCGTCCCGACCAGGCCCGGGCCGCCGATCAACGTGCCCTCGAACTCACGGCCAATCCGGCCGAGCAAGCCCTACTGCAACAACGAATCCTGTGGAGCTGAACCATGTCTGACGTCACTCAACTGCTGCACACACTGGTCACGCGCGTTCGCGACGGCGCGGGGAAAGCGCCGGTGCAACTGCGCCGGGCCGCGTTCGACAACACCGGCCTGGACGAGCCCGTGCACACGTTGGTCGAGAAGGTCGCGTATCAGTCCTATCGCGTAACCGACGGCGACATCGCCGACGCCCGCACGGCCGGTTTGAGCGAGGACGAGATCTATGAGGTCGTGGTGTGCGCCGCGGTCGGCCAGGCCTGCCGGCAATACGCGGCCGCGCGGGCCGCAGTGGCGGGGGCGTGACCATGCGACTCACGATTCTCGACCACGGTCACACCCTCGGCAAGAAGGCCATCTTGGCGCTGATCCGGGTGGTTTCACGCCAGCCGGTGGTCGACGCCGTCAAGCTCGTGATGTACCGGCCCGAGTTCTACGGCGCCGCCGCCGGTGCACTCACTCAGGAGGCGATGCGCGGCCCGTCGGCCTGGTCGGTCGGCGATCGCGAGCTCATGGCGGCGTTCGTGTCGAAGGTCAACGAGTGCCCGTTCTGCGTCGCCGCACACACCGCAACGTCGAGCACGTGGTACGGCGACGACGCGAAAGTCGCTGCGACACTGAGAGATCTCGACACGGCGCCGATCGAGGAGCCGCTGCGCGCGACGCTGCGCCTGCTCGGCAAGCTCACCCGGGAGAACGCCATCGAGCCTGACGACGTTCGTGCCGTGCTCGCCGCGGGTGTCACACGGGAGCAGATCGAGGACGCGTTGGCGGTGTCCTTGGCGTTCAACATCACCGACCGGCTGGCCAACGCGTTCGGGTTCGATCTGGCGGGCCCGGCCGCGATGGACGCCGGTGCGCAGCACCTGTTGAAACGGGGCTATCGGTAGGCACAGTGGAGGTATGCCGAAAAAGTATCGAGTGAACGGATTCGTCCGGTTCAACAACGCGGCGATGCGCGCAATGCTGAGAGCCGGCGTGAAGTTCGGGACGTTCGCGACGCTGACGGTTCCGGGCCGAAAGACCGGACGGCCCATCAGCACCCCGCTTGTCGTGTTCACCTACAACCACCACCGCTACCTCGTCGCGTCGTACGGCGTCGTCAACTGGGTCCGTAACCTTCGAGCCGCCGCGGGCAAGGCCACGTTGAGCCGCGGGAAGCACACCGAGCAGATCACCGCGACCGAACTGCCACCCGACGAGGCTGCCGAGATCATGCGGTACTCGCTGCACCACGGTCCGCCGGGGATTCCCGCACCCATCGTCCGCGTGTATCGCCGCTTCTCGGTGCTGCCCTACCTCGAGGTGGACCTGGACTCGCCGCCCGAAGAATTCCGTCGCGCCGCACCGAAGCACCCGGTTTTCCTGGTGGAGCCCCGTTTGCACCGGACCACGTAAATTTGGCGAAGTGCGACCACTGCACGCCGGCGGCTGGCCGACTGCCGAATTGGGCCCAGCCGTCGCACGTCGTAGCAGGTCAGCGGCATGCGGCGGGCCGAAAGTCGTTGATGCGGCAGACACAGCACAAAGCCGCCCGAATCAGCCAGCGACATTCCGCCGCAACCGACCTACGGTTTTCATGCGGACGTTCTCTGCCGTGCGGTAATCACCGAAAGGCCGGATCATGGCCGAAGATCAGAACAAAGCTGTCTCCCGCCGAATCTGGGAGGTATTCGCCTCAGGCGACCTCGCCGAGCTCGACGACCTCGTCGCTCCCGGCGCGGCGTACCACGACACGCAGGATCCGTTCGGGGATCAGCGTGGACCCGATCACATGAGAAGCCTCATGGACATGTATCGGAAGACGTTCTCCAACATCAGGTTTGACATCAAACAGCAGGTCGCTGAGGGTGATTACGTGTGCACCCTGCTCGAGGCACAGGGCGACGACACGGGTGGGCTCATGGGGCAGGCGGCCACCGGCCGGCACGCCAGGATCATGCTCACCATCACCGATCGCCACGAAGACGGCAAGATCGCCGAAAGCTACGCCACCTGGGACACCCTGGGAATGCTCCAGCAGCTCGGCCTCGTACCGGCGGCAGCCCAACAGCCGGCACCGTCCGCCTGATCTGCGCGGTTTGTGACGCCAGGGTCGTGATTCCCGACGCACCACGGCCCTGGCGTCGAAATCTGGTGTGCATCCACCCCTTAGAATTACCTTAATAAAGTCTTATCTTTCTTAGACTTGAGGTACCGTGGCCCCACGCGGGCACCACGGAGGGGAAACGTGAGCATGATCGGCGAACACGCAGTGATCACAGGCGCCGGAATGGCCGGCCTACTGGCGGCCCGGGCGGCATCGGAGTTCTACCGTTCGGTCACCATCGTCGAGCGAGATGTGTTGCCCGACAGCCCCGTCCACCGCAAGGGTGTGCCGCAGGGCCGCCACCTGCACAGCGTGTTGAGCCGCGGTGTCAGTGTGCTCGACATGCTCTTCCCTGGTTTCGTCGACGAACTCGGCGCAGCCGGAGCGGTGGTGGTCGATGACCCCGATCTGTCGCGGGTCTATGCCCGTGTCGGTGCCCACGAGTTGAGCCAGTCAGGCACCCTCGCCGATCCGGCCGCACTGCGGTTCTATCTCGCGAGTCGGCCGTTCACCGAGTTCCACGTCCGGCGACGTGTTCAGGCACTCGACAACGTGACGTTCCTGGACGGCCATGACGTGGCCGGGCCGGTCATCCAGGCCGACGCCATAACTGGTCTGCGAATGATCGACTGCGCCAACCGAACTGAATCGGTATTGGACTGCGACCTGGTGATCGATGCGGCCGGGCGGGCGTCGCGCACACCCCTGCTGCTGGAGAGCCTGGGCTATGGCAGGCCGGCTGAGCAGACCGATTCCTCCGATTGGGCGTACTCCAGCCAATTGATGACGCTGACGGAGCCAGGTTTCCCCGAACGGATGGCAATGGCCAACAACGGAAGCCGCAGGCCACGGGCGCTGTTGTTGGCCCAAGAACACGATCACTGGATGCTGGCCATCGCGCGAGCCGCTGAAACCGGCCCTCCACCATCAGATTTCGCGGGCATGCTCGCCACAGCCGGTGAGATGCTGCCCGCGAGAATCATCGCCGGTCTTCGCCGCGCCGAGCCCGTCGGCGAGGTTGCGACAGTGCGCAAAACGCAGGCCGTGTGGCGTCGCTACGACCTGATGCCACGGTTCCCCGCCGGGCTTCTGGTGACCGGCGATGCATTGTGCAGCCTCAACCCGCTCTACGGGCAAGGCATGACGATGGCGACGCTGGACGCACTCACCATGCGGGAATGCCTGCGGGCTGGTCCAAGCCGGCTCCGTGAACGCTACTTCGCTGCCACGGCCAGACATCTCTCGTCCACGTGGGCGTTGAACCAGACCAATGACCGGATTCCACCGCCGGCGATTGCACGGCCGAAAGCCGCGGAGAGACTTCAGAAATGGATGCGGTTGGCAGCAATCGAGGCTGCCGGTTCTGACATCCGGGTCACCGAGCAGCTCCTACGGGTGAACGGCCTCATCGACCCGCCTGCGCGCCTGCGACACCCGGCACTGGTGTCGCGCATCCTCATTGGCAAGATTCGGATGTGCAGTCGTGGTACGGATCGGCGAACAACATCTCTGGTGTCGAGAATCGTCGCTAGCCGCGATCCGCGGCCACACGTTGCAGGGTGAGCCGGCACGATTCGCTGAAGCTCGGGTTGGAGTCCGCGTAGTACCAGACAGCACCCATGGCCTGCTGGAATGCCCACGCACGGCCCCGGAGCCATTCCGCGTCGTCACAACCGAGGTGATCCCGTAGGCGCCGGCGTGGTCCCGAGTCCAGGAGGTGCCACGCGGCCACCAGGTCGAGTGCGGGATCAGCCGCCCCCAGTCCGCCGACATCGAGAACGCCCACAAGGCGCCCCGCGCCGACCAATACGTTCGGTGCGATGAGATCGCCGTGGGTCATGACGTCGGGCGAATCTCCGCGCGGAAGGGTCCGCATCTCGGCCCAGATCTGCCGATAGGTCTTGACGTCGAGCAGACCTCGGCTGTGGCACAGGGATTCCTGCATCCAGTCGTCGTGCCCTGACAGGGCACCGCCGCGGCCTGTCCCGGCAAATGTGCGGCCGCGCGTGTCCATGGCCCGTACCGCGGTGATGAACGTCGCCAGGTCCGTGGCGAATTCCGGCGACGAGCTGAGGTTGTCACCGGTGGCAGGGTTGCCGGGCAGCCACGTGTAGATCGACCAGGGCATGGGGTAGCCGGCTCCGGGTTCGCCTATCGCGACGGGCCGAGGCGTGGCGAATGGGGTGTGGCCGAACAGCTCTTCGGCGACTGACGCTTCGTGCTCCAGTTGTCGCCGTGCCACCGCTACATCGCCGGCCTGCAGCGGAAATCGAGCCACGAGCTGATCGCCCAGCCGAAAGATCGCGTTCACGGTCCCCGCACCGCGCACGGCTGCTATCCGCACGTCGCGCCAGCCGGGGAACTGCTCGGAGAGCAATGTACGCACCGTGGCAGGCGTGACCGCCAGTTGCCCCGGGTGCATCTCCACGGTTGTAGCGTCACAGGTAACACCGGCTCCGACAACCGATTTACGTCGCTGCCCGCCACTGCACAAGAGGAGACGTCGATGCGGTACGCCGCGATGGCATGGTCGATCACCACCCAGCGCCTCTGCCTGCAATTGCGCGACGAATGCGATGCCGAGTGGAACCACGAGCTGCTCGGCGAGCACGAGGGCGGAACGGCACTGTCAGTGGACGATGTCCGGCGCCGTCTGGCCGAGCAGCGAATCCGCGCCTTCGGCAACGGCATCGGGCTGCTGACCATTCGACGTCGCGTCGATGGTGAACCGCTGGGATACTGCGGCCTGATCATCGGTCGATGCAGCCTCGACGAACCAGAGATCGCCTACGAATTGCTGAAACGGTTCCACGGTCACGGTTACGCGACCGAGGCTGCCCACGCGGTGATGGGTGCGGCGTTCGCAACGGGGCGCACCCGGATCTGGTCAACAGTCGGCGCATGGAACGCGCCGTCTCTACGGGTCTTGGAGAAACTAGGGTTTGACCGTCACCACGAGACCACCGACGAGGTAGGCCGGCCACTCGTATACCTGGTGCGAGAAGCGGAGAAAGGTGATGGGCTCCGGGTGAACCGCTGCGAGGATCCCGGCATCCCCGCCGACCCTGCGGTGCGGCTGCGTGCCGCGACTGCCGCCGATCAGGCGTTCGTCATCGAGATGGCCCGCCACGCGTGCGTCATCGAGGATTGGCCGCTGCCCGATCCGGATGACGACGAAGTCCTCAGCATGTTGCCGGCGCCAGGCGAGGTACCGATCATCGCCGAGGATCTGGCCGGTGAGCCGGTCGGAGCGGTGTGGACGTGGCATAACGATCCACCACTGCGTGTCGATGCCTCTGGTGCGTCTGTGCCGGAACTGTGCATCGGTGTCGCTCCCGGCCGGCGCGGAGCAGGTATCGGCGGCATGCTGTTGGACGCGTTGTTCGCCCGTTGCGCGCAGACCATGGATGTGATGTGCACCAACGTCCATTTGCGTAACCCCGCTCGACATCTCTACCGGCGCAAGGGTTTCAAGCTGGCCGGCCAAGGACGCGGGCCACTCGGCGTGGCGATGATCAAGGAATTCGGCTGACGTCGTGGCTCTTTGGCCGCCAACGCGCCCAGATTAGTTCTCGGCTAGCCGAACACGGTTGTGATCGTGGCGCCGGCGATCATGATCACCAGTACCGCACCGATGAGCTGGAAACCGAAGCGCAGCATGCGCGTTTCTTCGTCGCGCGAGCCGGCCCCGGCCACCACCGACAACGTCTCGGGCACCGAAGCGAACACCGCGTGCCGGGAGCCACTGTTCCAGATCATCGCCCACGACGGCGGCATCACCGCCTCCTGACAGCGTGGTCCGGATGGGGATGGTCACTGAATTCGCGCTGTGGCCTGACCGACGGGGTTGTCGAGGTCGGCGAGGTCGAGGACGAATCGATACCTCACGTCTCCTACGGCGAGTCGGTCCAGCGCTTCTTGTGCTCTGGACGAGGGCAGAACCTCAACTTGGGGCGCAACGTTGTGTTCGGCGCAGAAATGCAACAGTTCCGCAGTTCGGGGCAGGCCGCCGGTGCCCGATGCGGTGAGCCTTTTGCGGCCCTGGCTCAGTTCGAGCAGGCGGGGGCCGGTCATCAGCGGGTTACCCACCACGCACAGGGTGCCGTCGAGCCAGAGCAGTCTGAGCAGTGACGACAGGTCGTGGTCTGCGGGGATGGTGTCCATGATGAAGTCGAAACGGCCGGCGGCTTGGGCCATTGCAGCGTCGTCGGTGGTGACGATCAGGCCGGCTGCACCCAGTGCCCTTGCGTCGTCGATCTTTTCGGCCGAACCACTCAGTACGGTGACCTCAGCGCCGAGCGCGACACCCAGCTTGACTGCCAGGTGCCCGAGTCCGCCGAGGCCGGCGACGGCCATGCGCGTGCCAGATCTGACCCCGGCGGCGAGCATCGGCTCCCATACCGAGATACCGGCGCACATCAGCGGTCCCGCGGAAACCGGATCGAGCCCATCAGGGAGCCCGAAGGTGAACTTCTCCCGCACAACGTATTCGCGGCTGTAGCCGCCCGGGAGGTTCTCTTGACCTCCATAAGTGCTGACCGCGCCGAGGCTGCAGTAGTTTTCCTGGCCGACGGAGCACATCGCACACTCGCCGCACGAGTCGACGATCGTGCCCACCGCCACAGCATCGCCGACTGCGAACCGCGTCACCGCAGTGCCGGTCGCGGTGATTACGCCGGTGAACTCATGGCCGGGCACCAGGTTCTTCTCCCCGAGCATCCCGTGGATGCGGTGCAGGTCGCTGTGGCAGACGCCGCAGTAGTCGACCCGGATCGCGACATCGTCGGGGCGCAGGTCGCGGCGCTCGATCGACACTCGCGTGAGTGCATTGCTGGCCGGGTCTTGACTCTGCCAACCCGTGGTGAGTCTCATGGACGATCCTCTCGACTAAAACGGAATACGGATTCACTATAACGCTAAGATGAATCCGCATTCCGTT
Proteins encoded:
- a CDS encoding ATP-binding protein, with translation MITRVLVANRGEIARRVFETCRRLGIGTVAVYTEPDAGAPHVAEADARVRLEGTNGYLDSAQIIAAAQASGADAIHPGYGFLSENPDFAAAVIDAGLTWIGPPVAAVQAMGSKIEAKKMMSAAGVPVLDELSPDSVTAEQLPVLVKASAGGGGRGMRVVRELDALAGEVAAAQREAQSAFGDPTVFCERYLAAGHHVEVQVLADEHGTVWAVGERECSIQRRHQKIIEEAPSPLVERTPGMRAKLFDAARLAAEAIGYTGAGTVEFMADDDGDFFFLEMNTRLQVEHPVTEATTGLDLVELQIHVADGGRLDAEPPASRGSAIEARLYAEDPAKGWQPQAGTVHRFDVPGQVRVDTGIEDGSVVSIFYDPMLAKVISSAPTRRQAATVLADALARTKIHGVRTNRDLLVNVLRHPAFLDGATDTAFFDTHGLDVLAAPLTDADAVTLSAIAAALADAAHNRGTARVFAAAPSGWRNIASGYQTKSYRTAAGDDIAVRYRFTRTGLDLPDTDGVSLVSAAPTSAVLAVNGVERAFDVARYGDQVFVDSPLGPAQFTALPRFPDPNDAVAHGSLLAPMPGSVVRVGAAVGDTVTAGQPLIWLEAMKMEHTIAAPEDGVLAELNVTAGQQVEVGAVLARVESQEGEQQ
- a CDS encoding acyl-CoA dehydrogenase family protein, which encodes MSFIETEEQQALRQAVAAMAANYGQDYYLEKARAGEHTTELWNEAGKLGFIGVNLPEQYGGGGAGMYELSLVMEEMSAAGSALLMMVVSPAINGTIISKFGTEEQKKRWIPGIADGSITMAFAITEPDAGSNSHRITTTARRDGSDWILKGQKTFISGIDQAQAVLVVGRTEDHKTGNLKPALFVVPTDTPGLNWTKIDMEIVSPESQFQVFLDDVRLPSDALVGSEDAAIAQLFAGLNPERIMGAASAVGMGRFAINKAVEYVKTRQVWKVPIGSHQGLAHPLAQNHIEIELAKLMMQKAATLYDAGNDVGAAEAANMAKYAAGEASVRAVDQAVQSLGGNGLTKEYGIAAAVNASKLARIAPVSREMILNFVAQTSLGLPRSY
- a CDS encoding enoyl-CoA hydratase family protein translates to MAELVQYAVDGAVARLTLDSPHNRNALSTALVGQLHQGLADAAADPRVRVVVLGHTGGTFCAGADLSEAAGQDPGDIAVDRAREMTKTLRLILELPVPVIGAIDGHVRAGGMGLVGACDLVVAGNNSTFALTEARIGVAPSIISLTLLPKMTARSAGRYFVTGEKFGAAEAADIGLITLASDDVPATVAALTAEIAKGSPQGLAASKALTTAAILRDFDALAEDLTRQSAELFVSDEAREGMMAFLQKRPPSWVG
- a CDS encoding DUF4304 domain-containing protein, with protein sequence MRPFLKARGFTRSGRAFRRQRGPLYDVIDFQGNRWNGVTPWHGFFVNIGVGSADVDAVCERPLCLLSRRWEGVVENLPHELAFDDTTDMTAFAERLCEGLDQVLMVTEKITTTDELVRWAIANNKLAAMEHTCAYLAATDDIDALTEYISALREQFGHQPRWEIFNSQLTEATGSRSETLVERGVLDAVVPD
- a CDS encoding YciI family protein, whose amino-acid sequence is MKYVLLFVETEQFANELAGLDPAERERAYERVNEWFATHADKLRGGSKLQSPETATTVRLDQGEPVIVDGPFVEGKEVISGYAEIEVADLDEALQMVKTWPACPIVEIRPLLP